A single genomic interval of Ghiorsea bivora harbors:
- a CDS encoding porin family protein — protein sequence MIAIAALSAALTTSAFAADNTAYSTVGLSSATYKNTGGFPNPGKFDFGLGYSFSPTLAAELSYHIFGDSTLIDATTGASATASVSSLTAAVVGSYPISEQMSLLGKIGFASNKVDITSNFGVSASDSKTSLYYALGGEYNINQKYAVRAQYEDFGDLDSGTNPASATAFGISAVVKF from the coding sequence ATAATCGCAATTGCTGCCTTATCTGCAGCGCTAACAACATCGGCATTTGCCGCTGACAACACTGCTTACTCAACTGTAGGCTTAAGCTCTGCAACCTATAAAAATACAGGTGGTTTTCCAAACCCAGGTAAATTTGACTTCGGGCTTGGTTATAGCTTTTCACCCACATTAGCAGCGGAACTTAGCTATCACATCTTTGGAGACTCAACACTTATCGATGCTACGACCGGAGCTTCAGCAACAGCAAGCGTATCATCGCTCACTGCTGCAGTGGTTGGTAGCTATCCAATCAGTGAGCAAATGTCTTTACTCGGAAAAATTGGGTTTGCAAGTAATAAAGTAGATATCACGAGTAATTTTGGTGTTAGCGCTAGTGACAGCAAAACATCTTTGTATTACGCACTTGGTGGTGAGTATAATATCAACCAAAAATATGCAGTACGCGCGCAATACGAAGATTTTGGTGATCTCGATAGTGGAACCAATCCTGCGAGTGCTACAGCCTTTGGCATCAGTGCAGTAGTTAAGTTTTAA
- the ychF gene encoding redox-regulated ATPase YchF, whose protein sequence is MALSIGIVGLPNVGKSTLFNALNGGGAEAANYPFCTIDPNVGLVPVPDPRLKPLIDIVKPQAVQHAVVEFVDIAGLVAGAASGEGLGNKFLGNIRECSAIAHVVRCFDDSNVTHVHDKVDPVSDIETIDTELMLKDMESLEKAMERQQKLARSGGNKDAENAMAAMKAVLAELENGTTVRRQQHADSVMEIIEPLNLLTAKPVLYVANVDDGSLPDGNAYVEQVREFAKAENAEVAVVSAQIESELVEMDEEDKMEFLSDLGLTEPGLNTVIRTAFKLLKLATYFTAGVKEVRAWTIHEGDTAPQAAGVIHTDFEKGFIRAEVIAYDDFVNLGGEAKCKEAGKMRLEGKEYIVKDGDILHFRFNV, encoded by the coding sequence ATGGCACTAAGTATCGGTATTGTAGGACTTCCCAATGTTGGCAAATCAACATTATTTAATGCGCTCAATGGCGGCGGCGCAGAAGCAGCCAACTATCCATTCTGTACCATTGATCCCAATGTCGGCTTAGTGCCCGTCCCCGACCCACGTTTAAAGCCATTGATTGATATTGTGAAACCACAAGCAGTACAACATGCCGTGGTTGAATTTGTCGATATTGCAGGGCTTGTGGCTGGGGCTGCAAGTGGTGAAGGTTTAGGGAATAAATTCCTCGGCAACATTCGTGAATGTTCTGCGATTGCCCATGTCGTACGTTGCTTTGATGATAGTAATGTTACGCATGTCCATGATAAAGTAGATCCTGTTTCTGACATTGAAACCATTGATACCGAGCTTATGCTTAAAGATATGGAAAGCCTAGAAAAAGCCATGGAGCGCCAACAAAAACTTGCCCGCTCTGGTGGCAATAAAGATGCTGAAAATGCAATGGCTGCCATGAAAGCCGTTCTTGCTGAACTGGAAAATGGCACCACTGTCCGCCGCCAACAACATGCTGATTCAGTCATGGAAATTATCGAACCTTTGAACCTACTGACTGCAAAACCTGTTTTGTATGTTGCCAATGTGGATGATGGTTCACTTCCTGATGGTAACGCCTATGTTGAACAAGTACGCGAATTTGCCAAAGCAGAGAATGCTGAAGTCGCTGTTGTATCCGCACAAATTGAGTCTGAATTGGTGGAGATGGACGAAGAAGATAAAATGGAATTTTTATCTGATTTGGGGTTAACCGAACCAGGTTTAAACACTGTGATTCGCACAGCATTCAAACTACTCAAGCTTGCCACCTATTTCACTGCAGGTGTGAAAGAAGTACGCGCTTGGACGATTCATGAGGGTGATACAGCACCACAAGCGGCGGGTGTGATTCACACTGACTTTGAAAAAGGGTTTATCCGCGCAGAAGTCATTGCTTATGATGATTTCGTCAACCTTGGTGGTGAAGCCAAGTGTAAAGAAGCCGGTAAAATGCGCTTAGAGGGCAAGGAATACATCGTCAAAGACGGTGATATCCTCCACTTCCGTTTTAACGTTTAA
- the pth gene encoding aminoacyl-tRNA hydrolase: MKMLVGLGNPGSKYEKTRHNIGFRFLDLLAKTEGLSFGSAPRFQADTATTTMNGEKVLLVKPQTFMNNSGESVAPLAKYYDIEPSNITVIYDDLDLPSGKLRIKSGGGHGGHNGLRSLNQHLPNADYTRVKIGIGRPPSGDITPWVLGGADEGDHAVELRLFDALLPQIPLLILGERDKAANKIHQTLQS, encoded by the coding sequence ATGAAAATGCTTGTTGGGCTTGGTAACCCAGGCTCCAAGTATGAGAAAACACGCCACAATATTGGCTTTCGTTTTCTCGATTTACTCGCAAAAACCGAGGGGTTGAGCTTTGGCTCTGCCCCTCGTTTTCAGGCAGACACAGCTACAACAACCATGAATGGTGAAAAGGTTTTACTCGTCAAACCACAAACATTCATGAACAACAGCGGTGAATCTGTCGCTCCCCTTGCCAAGTATTATGACATTGAACCCTCAAACATCACGGTTATCTATGATGATTTAGATTTACCATCGGGTAAATTGCGTATCAAATCAGGCGGTGGGCATGGTGGACACAATGGCTTGCGTTCTTTGAATCAACACCTTCCCAATGCCGATTATACTCGCGTAAAAATTGGTATTGGTCGCCCCCCAAGTGGCGACATTACCCCTTGGGTATTGGGTGGTGCAGATGAGGGTGACCACGCTGTCGAATTACGTTTATTTGATGCTTTATTGCCTCAAATTCCGCTGCTCATTTTAGGCGAACGTGATAAAGCAGCCAACAAGATTCACCAAACATTACAAAGCTAA
- a CDS encoding 50S ribosomal protein L25/general stress protein Ctc, translated as MTDYVLEAELREDLGKAHTRRLRRAGKLPGIIYGGDKPDLPITLNYNEIAKIMLRDEAFYTSMLEIKVKGKRGKNTVLLKDTQWDSIYDTPMHLDFFRVSGKDSVTVSVPVHPINVDICPGVKAGGALQVIRHELEITCRADAIPDQVEIDCAAFELDQIVHIEDVDFPEGIEVVHDVNFTILSISAPKRAAETETTDEAADETTTESTEGDKEA; from the coding sequence ATGACTGACTATGTTTTAGAAGCAGAATTACGCGAAGACTTGGGTAAAGCCCATACTCGCCGCTTGCGTCGCGCAGGTAAATTACCAGGCATTATTTATGGTGGTGACAAACCTGATTTACCTATCACGTTGAACTACAATGAAATTGCAAAAATCATGTTGCGTGATGAAGCATTTTACACTTCAATGCTTGAAATCAAAGTCAAAGGAAAACGTGGCAAAAACACTGTTTTATTAAAAGATACACAATGGGACTCCATTTATGATACCCCTATGCACTTGGACTTTTTCCGTGTATCAGGCAAAGATTCTGTAACTGTTTCTGTACCTGTTCATCCTATCAATGTTGATATTTGCCCTGGTGTGAAAGCTGGTGGTGCGCTACAAGTGATTCGTCATGAATTGGAAATTACTTGCCGTGCAGACGCAATTCCAGATCAAGTTGAAATTGACTGTGCTGCATTTGAATTAGATCAAATCGTACATATTGAAGATGTTGATTTTCCTGAAGGTATTGAAGTGGTTCATGATGTAAACTTCACTATTTTAAGTATCTCCGCACCAAAACGTGCTGCTGAAACTGAAACAACTGATGAAGCTGCTGATGAAACAACAACAGAATCTACTGAAGGCGACAAAGAAGCATAA
- a CDS encoding bacteriohemerythrin yields MGFQWDDKYATGNDEIDKQHKQIFAYLDELEDHIEHGASQQWVENFMSALSLYTRSHFCYEEICMRQAKCPIAAKNKDQHTKLLAAFHKAEQKLEREGISDALLQQLKDFLTSWLVNHIMKIDVHLRACTK; encoded by the coding sequence ATGGGTTTTCAGTGGGATGATAAATATGCAACAGGCAACGATGAAATCGACAAACAGCACAAACAAATCTTTGCCTACCTCGATGAGCTAGAAGATCATATTGAACACGGGGCATCCCAGCAATGGGTGGAAAACTTCATGAGCGCGCTTAGCTTATACACCCGAAGCCATTTTTGCTATGAAGAAATATGCATGCGTCAAGCCAAATGCCCTATTGCCGCAAAAAACAAAGACCAGCACACCAAACTTTTGGCAGCTTTCCACAAGGCTGAACAGAAACTAGAACGCGAAGGTATTAGTGACGCTTTACTACAGCAATTAAAGGATTTTCTGACCAGCTGGTTGGTCAACCACATCATGAAAATTGACGTGCACCTGAGAGCCTGCACCAAATAA
- a CDS encoding CCA tRNA nucleotidyltransferase, which translates to MFKLDFNNAVPEAVLQVCRVLQEAGGVAWLVGGCVRDLSLGFVPKDWDIEVFELAEDKLEPALRKVGRCEHVGKHFGVYKLWLSHFEVDVALPRRERKTGDGHKGFAVMVDPNLKPEVAVLRRDFTLNAMMFNPLNQTLLDFHGGLQDLRNKRLKHVSPAFAEDPLRPLRAMQLAGRLKCVLDQNTAKLCRTLLAEAHTLPMSRVWQEWLKWSSSDKPSLGLEALQNMGWDKLYPELKVMQECPQDNYWHPEGDVWVHTSMVVDEAARLAKERGLQGQDKVVLLFAALCHDLGKPLTTAKLDDGKIVCPNHGAAGVQPSRDFLSRIGAPKWLKQAVIPLVKEHIVHFTSKLTDESVRCLAHRLQPMHICLWEMLTEADACGRHPAPPERPALEWLKRAELLQVVYSPVTPIITGKLLLSQGLRPSVYMGKLLDFAYQAQMRGDFNDKASALIWLGKQGLANVNK; encoded by the coding sequence ATGTTTAAACTTGATTTCAACAACGCTGTTCCTGAAGCGGTATTGCAGGTGTGTCGAGTGCTTCAAGAAGCAGGTGGCGTGGCGTGGCTGGTAGGTGGCTGTGTGCGAGACCTATCGTTAGGTTTTGTGCCCAAAGACTGGGATATTGAAGTCTTTGAGCTTGCTGAAGACAAGCTTGAACCGGCCTTGAGAAAGGTTGGACGCTGTGAGCATGTAGGTAAACATTTTGGGGTGTATAAACTGTGGTTATCACATTTTGAGGTTGATGTTGCTCTGCCGCGAAGGGAACGTAAAACAGGTGATGGTCATAAAGGTTTTGCTGTGATGGTTGATCCAAATTTAAAACCTGAGGTGGCAGTTTTACGTCGTGACTTCACGCTGAATGCGATGATGTTTAACCCTTTAAATCAAACCTTGCTAGATTTTCATGGTGGACTGCAAGATTTACGTAATAAACGGCTGAAACATGTGTCTCCTGCGTTTGCAGAAGACCCCTTGCGACCACTGCGTGCGATGCAGCTTGCGGGGAGATTAAAGTGTGTGTTGGATCAAAACACTGCAAAATTATGTCGTACTTTGCTTGCTGAAGCGCATACCTTGCCTATGTCTCGGGTTTGGCAAGAGTGGCTTAAATGGAGTAGTTCTGACAAGCCTTCTTTAGGGCTTGAGGCATTGCAGAATATGGGATGGGACAAGTTGTATCCTGAGTTGAAGGTGATGCAAGAATGCCCCCAAGATAATTACTGGCACCCTGAGGGCGATGTGTGGGTGCATACGTCTATGGTTGTTGATGAGGCAGCACGTTTGGCTAAAGAGCGGGGTTTGCAGGGGCAGGATAAAGTTGTATTGCTGTTTGCGGCGCTGTGTCATGATTTGGGTAAACCTTTAACCACAGCAAAACTTGATGATGGGAAAATAGTGTGCCCAAACCATGGTGCTGCAGGGGTTCAGCCGAGCAGGGATTTTTTAAGTCGTATTGGTGCGCCAAAGTGGTTAAAACAAGCTGTTATTCCGTTGGTAAAAGAACATATTGTGCATTTTACAAGCAAACTGACAGATGAATCTGTGCGCTGTTTGGCGCACCGCTTACAGCCTATGCATATTTGTTTATGGGAGATGTTGACCGAGGCTGACGCTTGTGGCCGCCACCCTGCGCCACCAGAGAGACCTGCGTTAGAATGGCTTAAACGTGCCGAGTTGTTGCAGGTTGTTTACTCACCTGTAACACCTATTATCACAGGTAAACTTTTATTGTCTCAAGGTTTAAGACCCTCTGTATACATGGGTAAGTTGCTTGATTTTGCATATCAGGCGCAAATGCGGGGTGACTTTAATGATAAAGCATCAGCACTTATTTGGCTCGGGAAACAGGGACTTGCAAACGTAAATAAATAG
- a CDS encoding c-type cytochrome → MGNIFKALALVAGVALSSQVGMASDMPDGAKIFSKKCKMCHAINKKKVGPAVASMNMDTNMLIETVTNGRKRMPKFGHKLSADEIQAVVAFIQSNHAE, encoded by the coding sequence ATGGGTAATATATTTAAAGCTTTAGCACTTGTTGCAGGGGTAGCGCTATCATCTCAGGTTGGCATGGCTTCGGATATGCCAGACGGGGCAAAAATCTTTAGTAAGAAATGTAAAATGTGTCATGCGATTAATAAAAAGAAAGTTGGTCCTGCGGTGGCAAGCATGAATATGGATACAAATATGCTGATTGAAACCGTGACCAATGGTAGAAAACGTATGCCAAAATTTGGGCATAAGTTGTCGGCAGATGAGATTCAGGCGGTTGTTGCATTTATCCAAAGCAATCATGCTGAATAA